One Deinococcus sp. LM3 genomic region harbors:
- a CDS encoding ABC transporter ATP-binding protein — MTQRYGSLTALRGVSLRVEAGEVVAVTGPSGSGKSTLLHLLGGLDVPQEGEVWWAGTRVDTLDTQVRATRRAGQVGLVFQHHYLLDDLTVIENVLIPSRLAGQRDEARARDLLARVGLGGREAALPGVLSGGERQRVAVARALAARPATVLADEPTGSLDRANAQAVAQLLVNLAREEQAGVLFVTHDDRLAAFADRTLHLLDGQFTDSVPALL, encoded by the coding sequence CTGACGCAGCGCTACGGATCGCTGACCGCCCTGCGCGGCGTATCGCTGCGCGTGGAGGCGGGCGAGGTGGTCGCCGTGACCGGCCCGTCCGGCAGCGGCAAGAGCACCCTGCTGCACCTGCTGGGCGGCCTGGACGTGCCGCAGGAGGGCGAAGTCTGGTGGGCGGGTACGCGGGTGGACACCCTGGACACCCAGGTGCGCGCCACGCGCCGCGCCGGGCAGGTCGGGCTGGTGTTCCAGCATCATTACCTGCTGGACGACCTGACCGTGATCGAGAACGTCCTGATTCCGTCCCGGCTGGCCGGGCAGCGGGACGAGGCGCGCGCCCGCGACCTGCTGGCCCGCGTGGGCCTGGGCGGGCGCGAGGCGGCCCTGCCCGGCGTCCTGAGCGGCGGCGAGCGGCAGCGGGTGGCGGTGGCGCGCGCGCTGGCGGCGCGGCCCGCGACCGTGCTGGCCGACGAGCCGACCGGCAGCCTGGACCGCGCCAACGCGCAGGCGGTGGCGCAGCTGCTGGTGAACCTGGCGCGCGAGGAGCAGGCGGGGGTGCTGTTCGTCACGCACGACGACCGGCTGGCGGCCTTCGCCGACCGGACGCTGCACCTGCTGGACGGTCAGTTCACCGACTCGGTGCCGGCACTCCTCTGA
- the aspS gene encoding aspartate--tRNA(Asn) ligase, with translation MTTEAHTPEAAQQRLPRTLTRDLKHHDGQTVRLQGFVHARRDLGGVQFVVLRDVSGVTQCVGKGLNLPLAESSVEVTGTVKAHPKAPGGFEVQISEFRVISAAVEASPVEIPKMEWNVNPETMLDYRVVTVRGLKERAALKVQAELVAAFRDHLMTEGFTEISTPKIVSAGAEGGANLFPIDYFGHPAYLAQSPQLYKQIMVGVFERVFEVAPVYRAEEHATSRHLNEYLSLDVEMGFIEDEEDVMSLENRLLASIMTRLKATSQAEFDLLGATIPDVPAHIPRITLLDARALVQEKYGHVVGGKDLDPEAERLLCQHYAETQGSDFVFVTKYPRAARPFYAHPDSNADGSLSSEITRGFDLLFRGIEITSGGQRIHDHAMLMDSIAAYKLKPETLEGYTEVFKYGMPPHGGFAIGAERLTAKLLGISNVRYARAFPRDRHRLTP, from the coding sequence ATGACCACCGAAGCGCACACCCCGGAAGCCGCCCAGCAACGCCTGCCCCGCACCCTCACCCGCGACCTGAAACACCACGACGGCCAGACCGTGCGCCTGCAGGGCTTCGTGCATGCCCGCCGCGACCTGGGCGGCGTGCAGTTCGTGGTGCTGCGCGACGTGAGTGGCGTCACGCAGTGCGTCGGCAAGGGCCTGAACCTGCCGCTCGCGGAGAGCAGCGTGGAGGTCACGGGCACCGTCAAGGCGCACCCCAAGGCGCCCGGCGGGTTCGAGGTGCAGATCAGTGAGTTCCGCGTGATCAGCGCCGCCGTGGAGGCCAGCCCGGTCGAGATTCCCAAGATGGAATGGAACGTCAACCCGGAAACCATGCTCGACTACCGCGTGGTGACCGTGCGCGGCCTGAAGGAACGTGCGGCGCTGAAGGTGCAGGCCGAACTGGTCGCCGCGTTCCGGGATCACCTGATGACCGAGGGCTTCACCGAGATCAGCACGCCCAAGATCGTCTCGGCCGGCGCGGAGGGCGGCGCGAACCTGTTCCCCATCGACTACTTCGGACACCCCGCCTACCTCGCGCAGAGCCCGCAGCTGTACAAGCAGATCATGGTCGGCGTGTTCGAGCGCGTGTTCGAGGTCGCGCCCGTGTACCGCGCCGAGGAGCACGCCACCAGCCGTCACCTGAACGAGTACCTGAGTCTGGACGTCGAGATGGGCTTCATCGAGGACGAGGAAGACGTCATGAGCCTCGAGAACCGCCTGCTGGCCAGCATCATGACCCGCCTGAAAGCCACCTCGCAGGCCGAGTTCGACCTGCTGGGCGCCACCATTCCCGACGTGCCCGCCCACATTCCCCGCATCACCCTGCTGGACGCCCGCGCGCTCGTGCAGGAAAAGTACGGGCACGTGGTCGGCGGCAAGGACCTCGACCCGGAAGCCGAGCGCCTGCTGTGCCAGCACTACGCGGAAACCCAGGGCAGCGACTTCGTGTTCGTCACCAAGTACCCCCGCGCCGCCCGGCCCTTCTACGCGCACCCGGACAGCAACGCCGACGGCAGCCTCAGCAGCGAGATCACGCGCGGCTTCGACCTGCTATTCCGTGGCATCGAGATCACGTCGGGCGGCCAGCGCATCCACGACCACGCCATGCTGATGGACTCCATCGCCGCGTACAAACTGAAGCCCGAGACGCTGGAAGGTTACACCGAGGTCTTCAAGTACGGCATGCCCCCCCACGGCGGTTTCGCCATCGGCGCCGAACGCCTGACCGCCAAACTGCTGGGCATCAGCAACGTCCGTTACGCCCGCGCCTTCCCCCGCGACCGTCACCGGCTGACGCCCTGA
- a CDS encoding MaoC family dehydratase — translation MNEDLNRPQGRYLEELTPGTLIRHRVTRTVTEADNVFFTTMTMNPQPLHLDHEYAAGTEFGRPLVNSLLTLSLLVGLSVHELTLGTLVANLGLTDVTFPKPVFHGDTIRAESEVLEVRESRSRPDAGIVIVEHRAINQRGEVVARCKRTALMQRRPTGTG, via the coding sequence ATGAATGAAGACCTGAACCGCCCGCAGGGGCGTTACCTGGAGGAACTGACGCCCGGCACCCTCATCCGGCACCGCGTGACGCGCACCGTGACCGAGGCAGACAATGTGTTTTTCACGACCATGACCATGAACCCGCAGCCGCTGCACCTGGATCACGAGTACGCGGCCGGAACCGAGTTTGGGCGACCACTCGTGAACAGCCTGCTCACCCTGAGCCTGCTGGTGGGCCTCAGCGTGCACGAGCTGACGCTGGGCACGCTGGTCGCGAATCTGGGCCTGACGGACGTGACCTTCCCGAAACCCGTGTTCCACGGCGACACCATCCGCGCCGAGTCCGAGGTGCTGGAGGTCCGCGAGAGCCGCAGCCGACCCGACGCGGGCATCGTGATCGTGGAGCACCGCGCCATCAACCAGCGGGGCGAGGTGGTCGCGCGGTGCAAACGCACGGCGCTGATGCAGCGGCGGCCCACCGGGACGGGGTAA
- a CDS encoding chromate transporter — protein sequence MTDAGANWLDILLTFTRLGLISFGGANLAEIERVLVGQRHWITPDTLASGFALGQIMPGPNMLAMTHYGFAAGGWAGAAAATLGFYGPTALLSAAAALAWRRLLGWKWLPTIRSALLPFGGGVLLAGVLVLARGSVQNVAGAVIAAAAFALLTRTRVNPALVVIGAAALGALIGL from the coding sequence ATGACGGACGCGGGCGCGAACTGGCTGGACATCCTGCTGACCTTCACGCGGCTGGGCCTGATCAGTTTCGGCGGGGCGAACCTCGCTGAGATCGAACGGGTTCTGGTCGGGCAGCGGCACTGGATCACGCCCGACACGCTCGCCAGCGGGTTCGCGCTGGGGCAGATCATGCCGGGACCGAACATGCTGGCCATGACCCACTACGGTTTCGCGGCGGGCGGGTGGGCCGGAGCGGCCGCCGCCACGCTGGGCTTCTACGGGCCCACCGCCCTGCTGAGCGCCGCCGCTGCCCTCGCCTGGAGGCGGCTGCTGGGCTGGAAGTGGCTGCCCACCATCCGCAGCGCCCTGCTGCCGTTCGGGGGGGGCGTGCTGCTGGCCGGGGTGCTGGTCCTGGCGCGCGGCAGCGTGCAGAACGTGGCAGGGGCCGTCATCGCCGCCGCCGCGTTCGCGCTGCTGACCCGCACGCGCGTGAACCCGGCCCTGGTCGTGATCGGTGCGGCCGCGCTGGGCGCCCTGATCGGGTTGTAG
- a CDS encoding alpha/beta fold hydrolase: MTDPTRGSNEQALNEEFAQFSVDGQRLYGLLHRPTGDAPAQGWPSVVILHGFTGNRGGDHRLLPLLSRYLAARGVASLRFDFRGSGESHGDFSEMTVTREVQDTQAAFEYLRRQTGIDPERTMLLGFSMGGLVAALSAPLVRPHRLALWAPALPELWLPFLRGGFLPATVTDYNGWPLGREFLQEMTRLRPLEAAAAWQGEARVFHGDADQTCPPEYGVRYAQALRCEAVAIPGAGHTFDSLEQVDLLYRETARFLTGG, encoded by the coding sequence ATGACCGACCCCACCCGAGGCAGCAACGAACAGGCCCTGAACGAGGAATTCGCGCAGTTCAGCGTGGACGGGCAGCGCCTGTACGGCCTGCTGCACCGCCCCACCGGAGACGCGCCCGCGCAGGGCTGGCCCAGCGTGGTCATCCTGCACGGCTTCACCGGTAACCGTGGCGGCGACCACCGCCTGCTGCCGCTGCTGTCCCGCTACCTTGCGGCCAGGGGCGTGGCCAGCCTGCGCTTCGACTTCCGGGGCAGTGGCGAGAGCCACGGCGACTTCAGCGAGATGACCGTCACCCGCGAGGTGCAGGACACGCAGGCCGCCTTCGAGTACCTGCGCCGCCAGACCGGTATCGACCCGGAACGCACGATGCTGCTGGGCTTCAGCATGGGCGGGCTGGTCGCCGCGCTCAGCGCGCCCCTGGTGCGCCCGCACCGCCTGGCCCTGTGGGCACCCGCCCTGCCGGAACTGTGGCTGCCGTTCCTGCGCGGCGGCTTCCTGCCCGCCACCGTCACCGATTACAACGGCTGGCCGCTGGGCCGCGAGTTCCTTCAGGAAATGACCCGCCTGCGCCCCCTGGAGGCGGCCGCCGCGTGGCAGGGCGAGGCCCGCGTCTTCCACGGCGACGCCGACCAGACCTGCCCCCCCGAATACGGCGTGCGTTACGCCCAGGCGCTGCGCTGCGAGGCGGTCGCCATTCCCGGCGCGGGCCACACCTTCGACTCGCTCGAACAGGTGGACCTGCTGTACCGCGAGACGGCGCGCTTCCTCACCGGGGGGTGA
- a CDS encoding ABC-2 family transporter protein: MAEYRAEVVIWMLSGTLSLVMMLVWMAQAQAAPGGQIRGYDAAGFATYFLSTWLVSQLLVVWVAWELDFEIRQGTLSAKLLRPLDPMWTHYASHVAERLVRLVPMLVLVTAFALLSGARFTTEWWAYPAALGLAALGFTARFLYEYAIGLLAFWTESSTSFQELAWLVYAALGGMFAPLDFYPAWVQGVAVWTPFPYMLGLPAQLLAGKAGPEDALRGALVMLGWLVVFWFLRLAVWRAGLKKYGAVGA, from the coding sequence ATGGCCGAGTACCGCGCCGAGGTCGTCATCTGGATGCTGTCCGGCACGCTGTCGCTGGTCATGATGCTGGTCTGGATGGCGCAGGCGCAGGCGGCGCCCGGCGGGCAGATCCGCGGCTACGACGCCGCCGGGTTCGCCACGTACTTCCTGAGCACGTGGCTGGTGTCGCAACTGCTGGTCGTGTGGGTCGCGTGGGAACTGGATTTCGAGATCCGGCAGGGCACCCTGTCGGCCAAGCTGCTGCGCCCGCTGGACCCCATGTGGACGCACTACGCCTCGCACGTGGCCGAGCGGCTGGTGCGGCTGGTGCCCATGCTGGTGCTCGTCACGGCCTTCGCGCTGCTGTCCGGCGCGCGCTTCACGACCGAGTGGTGGGCGTACCCGGCCGCGCTGGGCCTCGCGGCGCTGGGCTTCACGGCACGCTTCCTGTACGAGTACGCCATCGGCCTGCTGGCCTTCTGGACCGAGAGCAGCACCAGTTTCCAGGAACTCGCGTGGCTGGTGTACGCCGCGCTGGGCGGCATGTTCGCCCCGCTGGACTTCTATCCCGCCTGGGTGCAGGGTGTGGCCGTCTGGACGCCATTCCCGTACATGCTGGGCCTCCCCGCGCAACTCCTGGCGGGCAAGGCCGGACCCGAGGACGCCCTGCGCGGCGCGCTCGTCATGCTGGGCTGGCTGGTCGTGTTCTGGTTCCTGCGACTGGCCGTCTGGCGCGCCGGCCTGAAGAAGTACGGCGCGGTGGGAGCATGA
- a CDS encoding MBL fold metallo-hydrolase — MKRLGDVIVLELPATLMGTPSVIHPVALVGPDHILTLVDTGLPGMLDAIISELHAADFTLGQVRRVIVTHHDLDHIGSLDAVVHATGAEVWALEPEVPYVTGERRAQKLPSPEQAQAMLADPHLNPATRALLTREPTRVPVSRALRDGDLLPGQVRVIATPGHTPGHLSLLVPGGNILISGDALTSQDGALHGPMPRATPDLPSAHASVRRLAQEDMQTIVTYHGGVVSDDAGGQLRALAANLDS; from the coding sequence ATGAAACGACTCGGTGACGTGATCGTCCTGGAACTCCCCGCCACCCTGATGGGTACGCCCAGCGTCATCCACCCGGTCGCGCTGGTCGGCCCGGACCACATCCTGACCCTGGTGGACACCGGGCTGCCCGGCATGCTGGACGCCATCATCAGCGAACTGCACGCCGCCGACTTCACGCTCGGGCAGGTGCGGCGAGTGATCGTCACGCACCACGACCTCGACCACATAGGTAGTCTGGACGCCGTCGTGCACGCCACCGGCGCGGAAGTCTGGGCGCTGGAACCCGAGGTGCCGTACGTCACGGGCGAACGCCGCGCCCAGAAACTCCCCAGCCCCGAACAGGCACAGGCGATGCTGGCCGACCCGCACCTGAACCCCGCCACGCGCGCCCTGCTGACCCGCGAACCCACCCGCGTACCCGTCAGCCGCGCCCTGCGCGACGGCGACCTGCTGCCCGGTCAGGTCCGCGTGATCGCCACGCCCGGCCACACCCCCGGCCACCTGAGCCTGCTCGTTCCCGGCGGGAACATCCTGATCAGCGGCGACGCGCTGACCTCACAGGACGGTGCGCTGCACGGCCCCATGCCCCGCGCGACGCCCGACCTGCCCAGCGCGCACGCCTCCGTCCGGCGGCTCGCGCAGGAAGACATGCAGACCATCGTCACGTACCACGGCGGCGTGGTCAGCGACGACGCCGGAGGGCAACTGCGCGCCCTGGCCGCCAACCTGGACAGCTGA
- a CDS encoding ATP-binding cassette domain-containing protein, translating into MTTSPPDAAVHVRDLRKAYAVHEKEPGFMGSLRSFVSRKTRQVEAVRGVSFDLHPGEVVGFLGPNGAGKTTTLKMLSGLLHPSGGEARVAGFEPRRREAAFLRQITLVMGQKQQLIWDLPALDSFLVNQAIYEIPDDQYRATMREFTDVLGLDGILKKQVRKLSLGERMKCELAAALLHRPRVLFLDEPTIGLDVNMQESVRAFVRDYNERYDATVILTSHYMADVTALARRILVIDQGALVFDGDLGSLAGQAGAGKTIRLQLRSPVTAQALAAYGQDVSVDGLSAQLRVPRSEVSERAARLLADLDVADLTVEDPSIEAIMADLFGHRTPPTPALERA; encoded by the coding sequence ATGACCACCTCACCCCCGGACGCCGCCGTGCACGTTCGCGACCTGCGCAAGGCCTACGCCGTACACGAGAAGGAACCCGGCTTCATGGGCAGCCTGCGGTCCTTCGTGAGCCGCAAGACCCGGCAGGTCGAGGCGGTGCGCGGCGTGAGTTTCGACCTGCATCCCGGCGAGGTCGTGGGGTTCCTCGGGCCGAACGGGGCGGGGAAGACCACCACCCTGAAGATGCTCTCGGGCCTGCTGCACCCCTCGGGCGGCGAGGCGCGCGTGGCGGGCTTCGAGCCCCGGCGGCGCGAGGCGGCGTTCCTGCGGCAGATCACGCTGGTCATGGGGCAGAAGCAGCAGCTGATCTGGGACCTCCCGGCGCTGGATTCCTTCCTGGTCAATCAGGCGATCTACGAGATCCCGGATGACCAGTACCGCGCGACCATGCGTGAATTCACGGACGTGCTGGGCCTGGACGGCATCCTGAAGAAGCAGGTGCGCAAGCTGTCGCTGGGCGAACGCATGAAGTGCGAACTGGCCGCCGCGCTGCTGCACCGACCCAGGGTGCTGTTCCTGGACGAACCGACCATCGGGCTGGACGTGAACATGCAGGAAAGCGTGCGGGCGTTCGTGCGCGACTACAACGAGCGGTACGACGCGACCGTGATCCTCACGAGTCACTACATGGCGGACGTGACCGCCCTGGCCCGCCGCATCTTGGTGATCGACCAGGGCGCGCTGGTGTTCGACGGCGACCTGGGCAGTCTGGCCGGGCAGGCCGGGGCGGGGAAGACCATCCGGCTGCAACTGCGTTCCCCCGTGACCGCGCAGGCGCTCGCCGCGTACGGGCAGGACGTCAGCGTGGACGGCCTGAGCGCCCAGCTGCGCGTGCCGCGCTCCGAGGTCAGCGAACGCGCCGCGCGGCTGCTGGCCGACCTGGACGTGGCCGACCTGACGGTCGAGGACCCCAGCATCGAGGCGATCATGGCCGATCTGTTCGGGCACCGCACGCCCCCCACACCCGCACTGGAGCGCGCGTGA
- a CDS encoding NADH:flavin oxidoreductase/NADH oxidase — MTPGSNDAAPMLFQPLKLAQLTLPNRVVVSPMCMYSARGGVANDFHLVHLGQYALAGVGLIFTEAVSVSPEGRISPEDLGLWDDEHIVPLGRVTDFVHAHGGLIGTQLAHAGRKASTYAPWRGRGAVPEERGGWPVIGPSDQPYSDALPTPRAMTADDIARVTADFAQAARRAEMAGFDTVEIHAAHGYLLHQFLSPLSNTRTDAYGGTFENRVRLLLEVTRAVRDAWPMHKPLFVRLSATDWVEGGWDESQTVVLCGLLAREGVTAVDLSSGGLSAEQQIPVQPGYQVPFARQVRAAVPDLNVMTVGMIDTPERAEAYLQNGDADLIALGRPLLGDPHWIQAAAQRLGVTPPVAAQYARGARTT; from the coding sequence ATGACACCCGGTTCCAACGACGCCGCTCCCATGCTGTTCCAGCCGCTGAAACTCGCGCAGCTGACCCTCCCCAACCGCGTGGTCGTCTCGCCCATGTGCATGTACTCCGCGCGTGGTGGCGTGGCGAACGACTTCCACCTCGTGCACCTGGGGCAGTACGCGCTGGCCGGCGTGGGCCTGATCTTCACCGAGGCCGTCTCGGTGTCCCCCGAGGGCCGCATCAGCCCCGAGGACCTGGGCCTGTGGGACGACGAGCACATCGTCCCGCTGGGCCGCGTCACGGACTTCGTCCATGCGCACGGCGGCCTGATCGGCACGCAGCTCGCGCACGCCGGACGCAAGGCCAGCACCTACGCTCCCTGGCGCGGACGCGGCGCCGTTCCCGAGGAACGCGGCGGCTGGCCCGTCATCGGCCCCAGCGACCAGCCGTACAGCGACGCGCTGCCCACCCCGCGCGCCATGACCGCCGACGACATCGCCCGCGTCACCGCCGACTTCGCGCAGGCGGCCCGCCGCGCCGAGATGGCCGGCTTCGACACCGTCGAGATTCACGCCGCGCACGGCTACCTGCTGCACCAGTTCCTGTCGCCGCTGTCGAACACTCGTACCGACGCCTACGGGGGCACCTTCGAGAACCGCGTGCGGCTGCTGCTGGAAGTCACGCGCGCCGTCCGGGACGCCTGGCCCATGCACAAGCCGCTGTTCGTGCGCCTCAGCGCCACCGACTGGGTCGAGGGCGGCTGGGACGAATCGCAGACCGTCGTCCTGTGCGGCCTGCTGGCCCGCGAGGGCGTCACGGCCGTGGACCTCAGCAGCGGCGGCCTGAGCGCCGAGCAGCAGATCCCCGTGCAGCCCGGCTACCAGGTGCCGTTCGCGCGGCAGGTCCGGGCCGCCGTGCCGGACCTGAACGTCATGACGGTCGGCATGATCGACACGCCCGAACGCGCCGAGGCCTACCTCCAGAACGGCGACGCCGACCTGATCGCCCTGGGCCGCCCGCTGCTGGGCGACCCGCACTGGATTCAGGCCGCCGCGCAGCGCCTGGGCGTCACGCCGCCCGTCGCGGCCCAGTACGCCCGCGGTGCCCGCACCACCTGA
- a CDS encoding chromate transporter has product MSAPAAPPPAPPEDAPRHPPAPVPVTPTHADLLRVFAGVAMVGIGGGLPAHMRRAALGRAWMTELDFAETYTLAQLTPGPNAVNLAAMIGARLRGWPGALWAVVGVLTPGLIAMLAVTVVTLGLPGGLPGPLQSALRGAACAALAVMLTAALPVLRVVGGLRGGWPLALATFAGIGLLRLDLLPVLAVVVGAGLILHRPRPQEQP; this is encoded by the coding sequence ATGAGTGCCCCCGCCGCCCCGCCGCCCGCCCCGCCGGAGGACGCACCCCGCCACCCACCGGCGCCGGTTCCGGTCACGCCCACGCACGCGGACCTGCTGCGGGTGTTCGCGGGCGTGGCGATGGTGGGCATCGGCGGGGGCCTGCCCGCCCACATGCGCCGCGCCGCGCTGGGCCGCGCCTGGATGACCGAACTGGACTTCGCGGAGACGTACACGCTGGCGCAACTGACGCCCGGCCCGAACGCCGTGAATCTGGCCGCCATGATCGGCGCGCGCCTGCGCGGCTGGCCCGGCGCGCTCTGGGCGGTCGTGGGGGTCCTGACGCCCGGACTGATCGCCATGCTGGCCGTCACGGTCGTCACGCTGGGCCTGCCCGGCGGGCTGCCCGGCCCGCTGCAGAGTGCGCTGCGCGGCGCGGCCTGCGCGGCCCTGGCGGTCATGCTCACGGCGGCGCTGCCGGTCCTGCGGGTCGTGGGTGGCCTGCGCGGCGGGTGGCCGCTGGCGCTGGCGACCTTCGCCGGGATCGGCCTGCTGCGCCTGGACCTGCTGCCGGTCCTGGCGGTCGTGGTGGGCGCGGGCCTGATCCTGCACCGCCCCCGCCCGCAGGAGCAGCCATGA
- a CDS encoding CoA ester lyase — protein MSGTRLSRPRSLLFAPGNRADLIAKLPRAQPDAVVIDLEDAVPGTPEAKAAARPVARDATRDLIVAAPHLPVFLRVNAPHSPYFADDLNVLTPELAGVVIPKLESAADVRLVVNALATHGLNLPILAGLETGAGVWNAHEILREDAVRWAYFGAEDYTTDLGGRRTPGGLEVLYARSQVALAARLTGVPALDIVVTALNDPDRFREDAGLGRALGYAGKLCIHPAQVALAHDLFGATDAEKTRAHALLAAAHDAAAQGHGAFSFEGQMVDEPMLAAARAILAQEVG, from the coding sequence GTGAGCGGCACCCGACTGTCCCGCCCGCGCAGCCTGCTGTTCGCGCCGGGCAACCGCGCCGACCTGATCGCCAAACTGCCGCGCGCGCAGCCGGACGCCGTGGTGATCGACCTGGAAGACGCCGTGCCCGGCACCCCGGAAGCGAAGGCCGCCGCCCGCCCGGTCGCGCGGGACGCCACGCGGGACCTGATCGTGGCCGCGCCGCACCTGCCGGTGTTCCTGCGCGTGAACGCCCCGCACTCGCCGTACTTCGCCGACGACCTGAACGTCCTGACCCCGGAGCTGGCCGGGGTGGTCATCCCGAAACTGGAGAGCGCCGCCGACGTGCGCCTCGTCGTGAATGCGCTCGCCACGCACGGCCTGAACCTGCCGATCCTGGCGGGCCTGGAAACAGGGGCCGGCGTGTGGAACGCCCACGAGATCCTGCGGGAGGACGCCGTGCGCTGGGCGTACTTCGGCGCCGAGGACTACACCACCGACCTGGGTGGGCGGCGCACGCCCGGCGGCCTGGAGGTGCTGTACGCCCGCTCGCAGGTGGCGCTGGCCGCGCGCCTGACCGGCGTGCCCGCGCTGGACATCGTCGTGACTGCCCTGAACGATCCGGACCGCTTCCGCGAGGACGCGGGACTGGGCCGCGCCCTCGGGTACGCCGGTAAGCTCTGCATCCACCCGGCGCAGGTTGCACTGGCCCACGACCTCTTCGGCGCGACCGATGCCGAGAAGACCCGCGCCCACGCCCTGCTCGCCGCCGCGCACGACGCCGCCGCGCAGGGCCACGGAGCCTTCAGCTTCGAAGGCCAGATGGTGGACGAACCCATGCTGGCCGCCGCGCGCGCCATCCTCGCGCAGGAGGTCGGTTGA
- a CDS encoding ABC transporter permease, producing MSRYLRLLRIFTGATLSAQLEYRANFVGALLASLGEVGVALLGLGIVFGQPGITSVGGWSFREALLVTGFFMLTEGVISVFIQPNMSKIADAIRTGSMDFTLLKPIDAQFGVSTRHLNVLRAPDLLIGLGLIAYAASGLTVTPLGALGAALLYASAVVIVYCIWLALSTTAFWFVKTQNVAELFNGVFGAARFPVSAFPLPVRAFLTFVVPVAFITTVPAQAMTGELAWGVALASPVVAAALFVVTRLFWLRAVGSYTSASS from the coding sequence GTGAGCCGCTACCTGCGCCTGCTGCGGATCTTCACGGGCGCGACCCTGTCGGCGCAGCTGGAGTACCGCGCGAACTTCGTGGGGGCGCTGCTGGCCAGTCTGGGGGAGGTGGGCGTGGCGCTGCTGGGGCTGGGGATCGTGTTCGGGCAGCCGGGGATCACCAGCGTGGGTGGCTGGTCGTTCCGGGAGGCGCTGCTGGTCACGGGGTTCTTCATGCTGACCGAGGGCGTGATCAGCGTGTTCATCCAGCCGAACATGAGCAAGATCGCGGACGCCATCCGCACCGGCAGCATGGACTTCACGTTGCTCAAGCCCATTGACGCGCAGTTCGGGGTGAGTACCCGGCACCTGAACGTGCTGCGCGCGCCGGACCTGCTGATCGGGCTGGGCCTGATCGCGTACGCCGCTTCGGGCCTGACCGTCACGCCGCTGGGGGCGCTGGGCGCGGCGCTGCTGTACGCCTCGGCGGTCGTGATCGTGTATTGCATCTGGCTGGCGCTGAGCACCACGGCGTTCTGGTTCGTGAAGACGCAGAACGTCGCGGAACTGTTCAACGGCGTGTTCGGCGCGGCCCGCTTTCCGGTGTCGGCCTTCCCGCTGCCCGTGCGGGCGTTCCTGACGTTCGTGGTGCCGGTGGCGTTCATCACGACCGTGCCCGCGCAGGCCATGACGGGCGAACTGGCCTGGGGCGTGGCGCTGGCGTCGCCGGTCGTGGCGGCCGCGCTGTTCGTGGTGACCCGCCTGTTCTGGCTGCGTGCGGTGGGCAGTTACACCAGCGCGAGCAGCTGA
- a CDS encoding aldo/keto reductase codes for MTTITNPLHQRPLGRSGLSVTEIGYGAWGIGADMWKGAQDDESLTALRRYVALGGNFIDTAMGYGNGHSERLVGQVAREHPGTLVATKISPLNMQWPAAPATTADQAYPGEYLIRMTDESLARLGLDTIDVQQLHVWNDSWLGQGDWQDAVTQLKRDGKVRAFGISINDHQPHNAVAAVEAGAVDSVQVIYNVFDQSPQDRLLDACHAHGVGVIVRVALDEGSLTGTLTADTTFPEGDWRNGYFGGNRLTELQPRLRAIEQDLGIRTDGLAETSLRFVLSHPAVSTVIVGMRSVRNVERNAAIADGQGLPAEQVQKLHAHRWDRNWYLPAE; via the coding sequence ATGACCACCATTACCAACCCACTTCACCAGCGGCCCCTGGGCCGCAGCGGCCTGAGCGTCACCGAGATCGGCTACGGCGCCTGGGGCATCGGCGCGGACATGTGGAAAGGCGCGCAGGACGACGAGAGCCTCACCGCCCTGCGCCGCTACGTCGCCCTTGGGGGCAACTTCATAGATACGGCCATGGGTTACGGCAACGGGCACAGCGAACGCCTCGTCGGGCAGGTCGCCCGCGAACACCCAGGCACCCTCGTCGCCACCAAGATCAGCCCCCTGAACATGCAGTGGCCCGCCGCGCCCGCCACCACCGCCGATCAGGCCTACCCCGGCGAGTACCTGATCCGCATGACCGACGAGAGCCTCGCCCGCCTGGGCCTGGACACCATCGACGTGCAGCAACTCCATGTCTGGAACGACTCCTGGCTGGGCCAGGGCGACTGGCAGGACGCCGTGACCCAGCTCAAGCGCGACGGCAAGGTCCGCGCCTTCGGCATCAGCATCAACGACCACCAGCCGCACAACGCCGTGGCCGCCGTCGAGGCCGGAGCGGTGGACAGCGTGCAGGTCATCTACAACGTGTTCGACCAGTCCCCCCAGGACCGCCTGCTCGACGCCTGCCACGCCCACGGCGTCGGCGTGATCGTCCGAGTCGCCCTCGACGAGGGCAGCCTGACCGGCACCCTCACCGCAGACACCACCTTCCCCGAAGGCGACTGGCGCAACGGGTACTTCGGCGGCAACCGCCTGACCGAACTGCAACCCCGCCTGCGCGCCATCGAACAGGACCTCGGCATCCGCACCGACGGGCTGGCCGAGACCAGCCTGCGCTTCGTCCTGAGCCACCCGGCCGTGTCCACCGTGATCGTCGGTATGCGCTCGGTGCGCAACGTGGAACGCAACGCCGCCATTGCCGACGGTCAGGGCCTCCCGGCCGAACAGGTGCAGAAACTCCACGCGCACCGCTGGGACCGCAACTGGTACCTCCCCGCCGAGTAA